DNA from Krasilnikovia cinnamomea:
ACGGGAAATTGTGGGGGCCTGAACTTAAGACCCCCCAAGGAGGTTTCCCATGACTGTGACCGGCATCCTCAGCGCCATCATCGTCGGCCTGATCATCGGCGCGCTGGGCCGCCTGGTGGTACCAGGCCGGCAGAACATCCCGATCTGGCTGACCATGGTGATCGGTGTCGGCGCCGCGCTGCTGGGCACCGTGCTGGCCCGGGCGGTGGGCGTCGCGGACACCCGTGGCATGGACTGGACCGAGCTGCTCTTCCAGGTCGTGCTGGCCGCGATCGGGGTCGCGCTGGCGGTCGGTGCGATGGGCCGCCGCGGCATCACCCGCTGAGCCCGGTCGGCATCCGGCCAAACTGAATACCTCACGCCGGCGCGGCGCTCAGTACCGGAACTTGTGCTGGGCGCTGCGCCGGTTGACCCGGGCGGGCAGTTCGCCGACGTGATCGAGCCGGGGGAGCCGCTCACCCGGCTCGTGGCCGTCGGTGACGTCGCGCATGGTCACCACGAAGCCCTGAACCAGCCGGTCCTCGCGCAGATCCCGGTACGTGGCCTCGACGAACACCTGGGTGCCGTCGGGGCGCAGCAGCGCGCAGAACACCACTCCGTCCCCGTCGGCCCGCAGGGCGTCGCGCACCTGCGCCCGGTCGTCGGGGTGCACGAGGTCGTGCAGGGTGGCCAGTGGCGTCAGCTCCGTGACGCCGACGAGCCGGCGTACGGCCGGACTGGCGTACCGGATGTGCTGGTCGGAGTCGATGACCAGCATGGCGTCGGCGGTGTTGCGGATGACCGCCCGCAGGTACAGGTCGCTGTCGCGGCGACCCACGGCGTCGACCAGCGAGATGCGGTCCAGCGCGAGGGCCGCCTGCCCGGCCAGCACCTCCAGGGTGTCACGGGCCGGGCCGAGCGAGTCCCGGGCGCCGGTGAGCACGAGCGCCCCGCCGCTGGGCCGGGCCACCGCGAGCGGTTCCAGCCACAACGGGCAGACCAGGGTCGCCTCACCGTCGGCGGCGGCCGGATCGGGCAGCCACCAACTGCGCTCGCGGTGGCCCACGGCGGCGGAACCCGGCCGGCGTTCGCTCCCGCCGGGCGCGCGGCGGCGGTCGTCCTCGACAATCGCGGGCCGGCGGTCGTCCCCGCCCGGGGCGGCGGTCAGCGCGAGCCTTCGGTGGTCGTCCACGACCGGTGGGGCGGCGATCGCGAGCTGTCGGTCGTCCGTGGCGAACGTGATCCGGTGTACGCCGTCCGGCAGTAGCTGGTGCACGGCGGCGCGGACCGCGTCGTCCACGGCGGGCAGGTCGGCGGCGGCCACCAGGGCGGCGCTGGCCTCGCGCAGCCCCCGTTCCCGGGTCAGCGCCGCGCTGTGCTGGTTGAGCGAGTCGGCCAGCCGGGTGAAGGTGAGCACCACCGTGATCACGCTGGCGGCGGCGATCACCACCCCGTCGGTGACCCCGGTGGTGACCGCCTCGATGAGCAGCACCGCCGGTGGGGTGGCCACGGACACCGCCAGCAGTGCGGCCCACCGGCCGCGCCACGGGGTCGGGCGCGCCTGGTGCGGCGCGGTCAGCCGGGTCATCGACGGGTGCAGCGCGGCGGCACCCCACGAGACGTACAGGATCGTGTAGCCGGTCTCGGCGAGGGGGCCGGGCGTCAGCGGGTAGGTCAGGTCGGCGGCCAGCAGGCCGAGCGCGCCCACCAGTAACAGCAGCGCGGACCAGTTGCGCCACGCCGCCACCGTCAGGCGGGTCGCGACCGCGATCAGCAGCAGGTCGCCGAGCACGTCGGGGGCGGAGATCGCGCCGACGTCGCCGGCGCCGCCGAGCACGAAGACCCACACCACGAGCAGGACCGAACAGGTGAAGGCCAGCAGGTCGATGAGGCGGGCCCGGTCGACCAGGATGGCGCCGCCGCGGGTGAGCTGCAGCAGGGACAGCGCCAGGAGCGGAAACATGATCGCGTACGACAGGTCGGCGGAGGCCGTCTCGCCGAGCGCGTAGCAGACGTCGCCCACGGCGAGGCTGGCCAGCGCGCCGGACAGCAGCAGCCACGGCCCGACGCGGGCGGGCCGGTTCCGGTGAACCCCCACGAGAACGGCGGTGACGCTCGCGGCTCCGAGCACGATCCATTGCACGGCCCCTGACACGCCCTTACTAGTACCAGGGCGGTAGCTGTCTGTCCATGTCGATATATACGCAGCGCAATGACCAGCGATGGTTCGTCACGCCACGGAGAGCAATGTGAACGGACGGGCGTTTCCGCCGGGCGTATCCACTCACATCCGTTGATTTCCTGGTCAGTGGAACACTTCGGCCACCACGGCGCGGCCGCCCGCCGCCTCCGCCGCGGTTACCGGCTGCCACTTGCCCGCGTCGGCGCGCCACTCAAGGTCAGCAAAACGTACCCGTTCGAGGCCGGTGTCGCGGGCGTGGGCGACCAGCCAGTGCGCGTACCGCCAGCCGGTGCCGGCATCGGTCACGCTCAGCGTGAGACCGTCCGCCTGCCGCGCCCGCGACGGGACGCTCGTGCCCCAGTCCCGGCGCAGACCCTCGGCGAGGGCGTCGGCCGCCGCCCTGCCGCGCAGCGCCGGGTCGCCCGGCACGCTGCAGGTCACCGCGCCGGTGGCGCGCCCGGTGAGGGCCCGGGCCAGCACCGCCGACTCGTCCGCCCACTTCTCGTACGCGTTCGGGAACGCCGAGCGCTGCACCTTCTGCGCGGCGTCGGTGACCCGCATCCGCTCCCACCCCTTGACCTTCTTGAGGGCGGAGTAGAACTTGTCGGCGGCGTACCTCGGGTCCTGGATCTTCTCGGGGGTGCCCCAGCCCTGGCTGGGCCGCTGCTGGAACAGCCCGACGGAGTCCCGGTCGCCGTCGCCGAGATTCTCCAGTTTCGACTCCTGGAACGCGGTGGCCAGGGCCACCACCACGGCCCGCTCGGGCATCTTGCGGCGCACGCCGACCGCCGTGATCGTGGCCGCGTTGGCCATCTGCACCGCGTCCAGCGCCACCTGGCCGTCGGCCTGCACGACGCAGTCCGGGCCGAGGCGCGGCAGCTTGCCGCCGAGAGAATTGACCGCGGTCACCACGGCGACCGCGGCCACGAGGACGAGCACCGCGATCAGGACGATCGGCCGTCTTCGCACGCGCACCCCCTCTTCGCTGGCCCCCCAGCGTAGTCAACGGGTGCGCGTCACTCTCCGATCAGCCGTCCGCCGCGCTGGGTACCCAGGAGGCCGGGCGCTTCTCCCGGAACGCCGCCACCCCCTCGACGCCCTCGTCGGAGCGGAAGTAGCCGGCGGACTGTTCGGACAGCTCGGCCAGCTCGTCCTTGATCGAGTCGGACGGCACCCGGCGCAGCAGCTGCTTCGCCCCGGCCAGGGCCAGCGGCCCGCCCCGCACCAGCGAGTCGCGGTACGCGGCGACCGTCGCGTCCAGCGCGTCCTCTTCGACCGCCCGGGTGACGAGCCCGATCTCGGCCGCCCGCACCCCGTCGAAGACGTCCCCGGTCAGGAACAGCTCGGCGGCCGCGCGCGACGACAGGCGCGGCAGCACCGTGGCGCTGATCACAGCCGGGATCACGCCGAGGCGTACCTCGGAGAACGCGAACGTCGCCGCGCGCGTGCAGACCGCGATGTCGGCGGCCGCGACCAGGCCGAGCCCGCCCGCGCGGGCCGGGCCGGCCAGCCGCGCCACCACCGGCTTGGGGAACTCCCACAGCTCGGACAGCACGTCGGCCAGCAGCTCGGCGGGCACCCGGGCGCCCTCCTTCGCCTTCGCGGTCTCCTTCAGGTCGGCGCCCGAGCAGAACACCGGGCCGGTGTGCGTGAGCACCACGGCCCGCACGGCGGGATCGTTCTGCGCTTCGGTGAGCGCGTCGAGCAGCTCTTCCATCAGCTGGCTCGACAGGGCGTTGCGGTTGGCCGGGCTGTCCAGCGTCACGGTGGTGACCCCGGCGGCGGTGGCGGTACGGACCAGATCCATGCGCCCGACCCTATCGGCGGCCGTGCACACTTTGCGGGCCGTGCACACTAGTGACATGCCCGGCCCCCTGCCCGACGGCGAGCCCGTACCCGGTGACGGCTCGCTGCCCGCCGCCGCCCTGACCGACGTGGGCGCGCGGGGCTTCGGCGTCTACGTGCACGTGCCGTTCTGCGCCAGCCGGTGCGGATACTGCGACTTCAACACGTACACGGCCAGCGAGCTGGGCGGCGGCGCGAGCCGGGAGGGCTACGCCGACGCGGTGCTGGCCGAGCTGGCCCTGGCCGCCCGGGTGCTGGACAACCCGCCGGCGCGGGTGGACACGGTCTTCGTCGGCGGCGGCACCCCGACCCTGCTCGACCCGGACGACCTGGCCCGGATCCTGGAGGGCATCGACGCCACCTGGGGGCTGGCCGCCGACGCGGAGGTCACCACCGAGGCCAACCCGGAGTCGGTCACCCCGCGCTCGCTGCAGCGGCTGCGCAAGGCCGGGTACACCCGGATCTCGCTGGGCATGCAGTCGGCCGCACCCGGGGTTCTCCAGGTGCTGGAGCGACGGCACACCGCGGGGCGGGCCCCGCAGGCCGCGACCGAGGCCCGCGAGTCCGGGTTCGACCACGTCAACCTGGACCTGATCTACGGGACGCCGGGGGAGAGCGCCGAGGACTTCGCCGCGTCCCTGGCCGCCGCGACCGGGGCCGGGGTCGACCACGTCAGCGCGTACGCCCTGATCGTGGAGGACGGCACCCGGATGGCCGCGCGGATGCGCCGGGGCGAGCTGCCGTACCCGGATGACGATGTGGCCGCGGACCGTTACCTGGCCGCGGACGCCGCACTCGGCGCGGCCGGGCTGTCCTGGTACGAGGTGAGCAACTGGGCGGCCACGCCCGCCGCCCGGTGCCGGCACAACCTGCTGTACTGGACCGGCGGTGACTGGTGGGGCCTGGGGCCCGGCGCGCACAGCCACGTCGGCGGGGTGCGCTGGTGGAACGTCAAGCATCCGGCGGCGTACGCGGCGCGGCTGGCCGACGGCGTCTCGCCGGGGCAGGCCCGAGAACTGCTCACCGAGACCGACCGGCACACCGAGGACGTCATGCTGCGGGTGCGCCTGGCCGACGGGCTGCCGCTGGCCGCGCTGGACGCACCGGGGCTGGCCGGTGCGCGGCGGGCGCACGACGACGGGCTGCTGGACCCGGCGGCGTACGCGGCCGGGCGGGTGGTGCTGACCCTGCGCGGGCGGCTGCTGGCCGACGCGGTCGTGCGCGACCTGCTGCCGTAGCGCCGCGGCGTTGGCGCCGGGGGTGAACCCGGCGCCACGACCAGGGGCTGTTACTTGATCATCGAGACGGTCATCGGGTACGAGTACGGCTCGTTGTTGTTGGCCTTGACCCCGGCGATGATGCCGAAGATCGTGCCCACGATGATCGCGCCGATCACCGGGATGATGCCGATGACGATGCACATCAGGGCGTAGCCGACCACCGCAATGATCGTCCACAGGAGCTGGAAGTTCAGCGCGGCCACCGCGTGCTGGCGCACGATCGGGGACTGGTTGCCCCGGGCCAGCAACGCGACCAGCGGGCCGATCCAGCCCGCCGCGCCGCCGCCGAAGAACGCGCCCGCCGCGCCGCCGAAGTGGGCGACCAGGATCCAGGTCTTGTCCTCGTTGGCGCCGCCCGGGTTGTAGCCGTACTGCGGCGGGGTGCCCCCGGTCGGGTAGCCACCGCCGGGCGGGGGCCCGTAGCCACCGCCGGGCGGCGGGGCGTACCCGCCCGCGCCGGAGCTGGGCGGCGGGTAGCCCCCGGCCCCCGAGCTGGGCGGCGGGCTGCCGTACGGGGGCGGCTGGGGCGCACCGGGCGGAGGCGGCGGAGCCGACCCGGGCGTCGGCTCGTTGCCCGTGTGTGGGTTGAACGGCGCGGTGGGGTCCGTTGGGTTCCCCTCACCGGGCGGGCGCGGCGGTTCAGTCATGCCAGAGAGGGTAGGGCCGCAGCTCAACACGGTCGAGGTCAACATGCGGACGGCGTCGAAGAATAGACAGTCGGCTAAGGGACCCCGGCCGGGTGGCGCGCGATCATCGCGCCATCGGCCGCGGCGACGTAGACTGGCACTCGCTCAAGCCGAGTGCCAGTCAGGTGCTGACCGACCAGACCGGGGGGAGGGGTCCGATGAGTCTCGATGACCGCAAGCTCGAGGTGCTGCGCGCCATCGTCGAGGACTACGTCGCCACCCAGGAACCGGTGGGCAGCAAGGCCCTGGTGGAGCGGCATCAGCTCGGCGTCTCCCCGGCGACCGTGCGCAACGACATGGCCGTGCTGGAGGAGGAGGGCTACATCCGCCAGCCGCACACCAGCGCGGGGCGGGTGCCGACCGACCTCGGCTACCGGCTGTTCGTCGACCGGCTCTCCCGGGTCAAGCCGCTGAGTCCGGCCGAGCGCCGGGCGATCGAGCGGTTCCTGGCCGGCGCGGTCGACCTCGACGACGTGGTGCACCGTACGGTGCGGCTGCTGGCCCAGCTCACCCGGCACGTCGCCGTGGTGCAGTACCCGAGCCTGTCCCGCTCCGCCGTGCGCCACCTGGAGCTCGTGCCGATCTCCACCACCCGGCTGCTGCTCGTCATGATCACCGACACGGGCCGGGTCGAGCAGCGCCTGGTGGAGCTGCCCGCGCCGGTGGGCCCCGACGACGTCACGGAGCTGCGCCGCCGGTGCAACGAGAAGCTGGCCGGGCAGAAGCTCGCGGACACCCCGCCGCTGGTCCAGGGCCTGGTCGACGAGACCGCCCCGGAGCGCCGTACGACGGTGGCGTGCCTGGCCACGGTGCTGCTGGAGACCCTGGTGGAGCGCGGCGAGGAACGCGTCGCCCTGGCCGGTACGGCCAACCTGGCCCGGGCCAGCGTGCTGGACTTCCAGGGCACCCTGCGCCCCGTCCTGGAGGCGCTGGAGGAGGAGGTCATCCTCCTCAAGCTGATCGGCGAGGTGGAGCCCAGCACCACCCGGGTCCGCATCGGCGACGAGAACAAGATCGACAATCTGCGGTCGACGTCGGTGGTAAGCACGGGCTACGGCCCGGGTGCCACCATCGTCGGTGGGCTCGGCGTGCTGGGCCCCACCCGCATGGACTACCCCGGCACGATCGCTACCGTGCGTGCCGTGGCACGCTACATGGGCGACCTGCTGGCACAGAACTGACGGATCCGCGACGACGAGTGCCCGCACGGGCGTGGCAGACATGAGGACTCGAACCCCAGTGGCCAAGGACTACTACGGAATTCTCGGGATCAACCGGGACGCCACCGACGACGAGATCAAGCGCGCGTACCGCAAGCTCGCTCGCCAGTACCACCCGGACGTCAACCCCGACCCGGAGGCGCACGAGAAGTTCAAGGACATCAACGCGGCGTACGAGGTTCTCTCCGACGACCAGAAGCGGCAGATCGTCGACCTCGGCGGCGACCCCCTCGCTCCCGGGGGCGGCGGTGGACCGGCCGGGCCCGGCGGCGCCGGACCGTTCGTCGGCTTCCAGGACATCATGGACGCCTTCTTCGGCACCGCGGCCGGCGGCGGCGCGCGCGGCCCGCGCCCGCGTACCCGCCCGGGCGCCGACGCGATCCTGCGCCTCGAACTCGACCTGGTCGAGACCGCGTTCGGCGTCGAGGCGCCGATCACGGTCGACACCGCCGTGCTGTGCACCCAGTGCACCGGCGCGGGCACCGCACCCGGCACCCACCTGGCCACCTGCGAGACCTGCGGCGGGCGCGGCGAGGTGCAGTCCGTGCAGCGCACCTTCCTGGGCCAGGTCGTCTCCTCGCGCCCCTGCCAGGTCTGCCAGGGCCACGGCACGGTCATCCCGCACCCGTGCCCGACCTGCGCGGGCGACGGCCGCATCCGTACCCGTCGCTCCCTGACCGTCAAGATCCCGGCCGGGGTCGAGGACGGCATGCGCATCCGCCTGGCCCAGCAGGGCGAGGTCGGCCCGGGCGGCGGCACGGCCGGCGACCTGTATGTCGAGATCCACGAGCGCCCGCACGACGTCTACTCCCGCAAGGGCGACGACCTGCACTGCCGGGTCACGCTGCCGATGACCGCGGCCGCGCTCGGCACCCGGCTGACCATCAAGACCCTCGACAGCGAGGAGGCGATCGAGGTCAAGTCGGGCACCCAGCCCGCCTCCACGCTGCGCATCCGCGGCAAGGGGGTGCCGCACCTGCGCGGCCAGGGACGCGGCGACCTCTTCGTCCACCTCGACGTCAAGACGCCGACCAAGCTCACGGCCGACCAGGAGCGGCTGCTGCGGGAGTTCGCCAAGACCCGCGGCGAGGACGTCGCCGAGCTGAGCAAGCAAGGGGGCTTCTTCTCCCGGATGCGCGACGCCTTCAACGGACATTGAGTTTCTTTTCGGTCCCAGGTCCGTCGTGCTTTCGGGCCGTCGCTCCCGCGGAGACCGGGCGCGGGAGCCCATTCGCCTGGCGGCTCATGAGCGGGCACCCGCACCCTGCCAGGTCCGTGCGATCACAACCGGTACGGTGCGGGCATGTCCGCGCCGCTGTTCCTCGTCGATGACCTGCCCACGGGGCAGACCTTCACGCTGTCCGGGCCCGAGGGTCACCACGCCGCCGACGTGCAACGCATGCGGGTCGGCGAGGGGCTGATCCTGGCCGACGGGCGGGGTGGTTCGGTGGTCGGCTCGGTGTTGCGCGTCGGGCGGGGCAGCGTCGATGTGGCGCTCGGCTCGCGGACCATGTCGCCTGCGCCGGATCCGCGTCTCGTGGTGGTGCAGGGGATCGCCAAGGGGGACCGGGGGGAGCTGGCCGTGCAGGCGATGACCGAGGTGGGGGTGGACGAGATCGTGCCGTGGGCCGCCTCCCGGGCGATCGCCCAGTGGCGTGGGGAGCGCGGGGTGCGGGCCCGGGAGAAGTGGGTGTCCACCGCGCGGGAGGCCGCCAAGCAGGCACGCCGCGCGTGGCTGCCCACGGTCGGTGGGCAGCCGGACTGCACGACGCCGCAGGTGGCGGCCCGGATCTCCGAGGCGAGCGCCGCGTTCGTGCTGCACGAGGAGGCGACCGACCGGCTCACCGCGGCGAAGCTGCCGGACTCCGGCGACATCGTGCTCGTGGTCGGGCCCGAGGGGGGCATCGCCGACGCGGAGCTGGGGCGGTTCGTGGCCGCGGGCGCGGCGCCGGTGCGGCTGGGCGACTCCGTGCTGCGTACCTCGACGGCCGGAGTGGCCGCGCTGGCCGTGCTCGCCACCCGCCTAGGCCGCTGGTGAGTCACGGCGCGCCGGCGGTGGCCGCTACACCCGGCGGGCCGTGGCCAGCGCGGTGTCGAGGACGAACTCGATCGTGCCGCCGTGGGCGTCGATCACCTCGACGACCGAGGCCAGGGCCGCGTCGCGCTCGGCCTCCGGGAGCATCCGGTAGATCGACGTCGTCGTCAGGAACTGCGCGTACGTGTCGGACGGGTACGTCCGGGCCCACCGGTAGTGGCGGCTGCGCAGATCGGTGAAGCGGGCGTCGCCGTGCAGCGCCAGCGGCTCCCACTCCACCGCGAAGTCCTCGACCTCCACGGGCTGCTCGTCGACCCGCCACCGGTGCGATGTTTGCTGGTCCTCCCTGCCCTCCGGCCAGTACCGGCGGTCCACCTCCGCGAGCGCGGCGTGCAGATCGGTGTCCGCCAGCAGGAAGCCGTTCCAGAACAGCGCCAGCAGCCCGCCCGGCGCCAGCGCGGCGTGCGCCAGGTCCAGCCGCCGCTCCGGGTCCACCCAGTGCCACGCCTGCGCGCTGTACAGCAGGCCGTACCCACGGTCGGGTCGCCAGTCCTCGAACGTGCTGGCGACCACCGACACCCCGGGCCGCTCCGCCATCCGGTCGCGCAGCAGGGCCGCCATCCGGGGGTCCGGCTCCACACAGGTCAGTGCGATCCCGTGCGCCGCGAACGCCACCGTCGCCTTGCCGGTGCCGGCGCCGACCTCCAGGGCCGGGCCCTCGCCCGCGTCGGCCAGCACGTCCGTGACGAGCTGCTCCGGATAGCCCGGCCGCAGCCGCTCGTACGTGTCGGCCACCTCGCCGAAGACGCCCCTGCGTTCCCGCTGCACCGTCACCGGTGCCTCCCCTCGCCCGCCGGCACGGTCCACACCGGACCGTCGGCGGCGTGGCGATCAGATGCCGGACGCCGCCGGTACGAGCGTAAGGGTGGCGGTCAGCCGGGGATCGTCCAGTGCGTGCGCGGCGGTGACGTCGTACGCCCCGAACACGGTGCGCCAGCCGGAGTCCCACACCTGCCAGGTGCGTTCGGGCAGCGGGATACGCACCGTGACCCGCTCGCCCGGGTGGGCGGCCACCGGGGCGAACCCGGCCAGCCAGCGCCGGGGGCGCTGCGGGTCGGGCACGGTGGGCCCCGCGTACACCTGGACGACCTCGCGGCCGTACCGGGCGCCCGCGTTGAGCACGGTCACCACGGCCTCGTCCGCGCCCACCTCCAGGGACTCGTACACCCAGGTGGTGTAGCCCAGGCCGTGCCCGAACGCGTATCGCGGCGGGCGGCCCGCGCGCTGCCAGCCCCGGTAGCCGACGAACACGCCCTCGTCGTACCGGACCACCCCGCCGGTCGTGTCGACGGCCAGGACGGGGCAGTCCTGGGCCCGGCGCGGCCAGGTCGTCGGCAGCCGCCCGCCGGGCTCGGCGACGCCGAGCAGCACGTCGGCCAGGGCCGCGCCCGCCGCCTGCCCGGGGAACCAGGTCAGCAGCACCGCGGCCACGTCGTCGGCCCACGGCAGCAGCACCGGTGAGCCCGCGTTGACCACCACGACCGTACGCGGGTTGGCCGCCGCGACCTGCGCCACCAGCTCGTCCTGGCGGCCGGGCAGCGCCAGCGACGGACGGTCGAAGCCCTCCGACTCGACCTGCTCGGTGGTGCCGACCACGACCACGGCCACGTCCGACTCCGCCGCGATCTTCACGGCCTCGGCGATCATGCCGTCGGCGTCCGGGCCGGGCGGCCGGTGCCCGAGGGTGGTGGCGACCGTGTGCGCCAGCCCGGCTGTGATGCTCTGCCGCAGCACCACCTCGACCGGCACCCCCGCCGCCAGCCGCACCCCCACCCGGTGCTCGCGCGGGGACAGCAGCAGTTCGGCGCGCCCGGTCCCGGCCGGGTGCAGGGTTCCGGCGAACCGGGTCTGCCCGCCGACCGACAACTCGAACGTGCCGAAGCCGGATACCGCGAACGTGTGCTCGCCGTCGTCGTCCGGGGTGAAGATGGCGCGCAGTTCCAGCGCGGTGACGTCGGCCGGGGCGAGCCCGCCGGGCAGGTCGCCGATCCACCGCAGGGCGGCGCTGGGCAGCGTGAACACGTGCGCCCGGCCGCCGGTCAGGGTCACCGTGAACCCCTCACCCCACTCGGTGCCCCGGGCGGCGGGCAGGAACGGGCGGGGGTCCGCGCCGACCGCGTACGCGACGTCCACTCCGGACAGTGCCCGGCCCAGCCCCTCCAACGGCGACACCACGTGCGGCGGCGTCACCTGGGCGCTGCCGCCGCCGAGCACCCGGGCGTCCAGGGCCAGGGCGCCGATCACCGCGACCCGGGTCAGCGCGGCCGGTTCCAGCGGCAGGGTGAAGTTCTCGTTGCGGGCCAGCACGAACGAGCGGGTCGCGACCTCGTGGGCGACCGCGTCGCCGTCCAAGTCCGCCGGCGGGGCGGACACGGCCGGTGGCACCCCGTCCAGGAGGCCGACGCGGGCGGCGAGGCGCAGCACCCGCCGTACCTTGTCGTCGACGACGTCTTCCGGCACCTCGCCGGAGCGGACCGCCGCGACCAGCCGCTCGCCCCACGGGTTCTCCATCGCGGGCATGGCGACATCCAGGCCGCCCAGCGCGGCGTCGACCGTGGACCGGGCGGCGCGCCAGTCGGAGACCACCACCCCGTCGAAGCCCCACTCCCGTTTCAGTACGCCGCTCTGCAGCGGCCCGTTGCTGGCCATGGGCAGCCCGTTGACGGCGTTGTAGGCGCTCATCACGGCCCAGGAGCCGGCCGCGACGGCCCGCTCGAACGGCGCCAGGTACAGCTCGCGCAGCGCCCGCTCGCCGATGCGCACGTCCACGGTCATCCGGTCGGTCTCGAAGTCGTTGCCCACGAGGTGCTTGACCGTGGTGCCGACCCCGTGCGCCTGGACCCCGGCCACGAACCCCGCCCCGATCTCACCGCTGAGCAGCGGATCCTCCGAGTAGCACTCGAAGTGCCGGCCGCCCAGTGGGGTGCGCTGCAGGTTGACCGTCGGGCCGAGCAGCAGGTGCACGCCCTTGCGCCGCGATTCCTGGCCGAGCACCAGCCCGGCGGTGCGGGCCAGGTCCGGATCCCAGCTGGCGGCGAGCGCGGTGGGGCTGGGCAGGGTGATCGACGGGTCGTCCGGGGCCCAGCCGGTGCCCCGCACGCCGACCGGACCGTCCGACATGATCAGGGAGCCGAGACCGATGCGGGGCAGGCCGGGCACCGACCAGAAGTCCGCGCCGGTCAGCAGGGAAACCTTCTCGGACAGGTCCAGCTGGGCGAGCAGGGGCTCGATCACCTCGTCGTACTGGGCCATGAGAGCGCTCCCTAGGTCGTCTCGGTCCACTCTAGTCAGCGGCGCGGACACCTCGCGTGGCACGCGGGCCGACCGGGTGTCCGGAACACCCGGCGTCGACCGGCAGGTTGCGGCGAACTTTCCGACATGCCTAGACCCTAGGATCCTTGCGTGGACACCGACTGCCTGTTCTGCCGCATCGTCGCGGGCGAGATCCCCGCGACGGTCGTGCACGAGACCGACACCACGCTCGCGTTCCGCGACATCGAGCCCAAGGCCCCCGTACACGTGCTGGTGATCCCCAAGGACCACCACCCCGACATCGCGGCGCTCGCCCTGGCCGACCCGGGGGTCGCGGCCGACGTGCTGGCCGCGGCCGCGGCCGTCGCCGAAACCGAAGGGCTGCGTACGGACGGCTTCCGGCTGATCGTCAACAACGGCAGGCACGCCGGGCAGGAGGTCGCGCACGTACACGCCCACGTGCTCGGCGGCGCACCCCTCGGCCCGATGGTGTCGCGGTGAGCCCAGCCGAACGCTTCGAACGCGCCGTCCGCAAGGTCCAGGCCGACGGCCGCATCCCCGCGCTGTCGGTCGCCCTGCACCGCGCCGACCGCGACCCGTGGAGCCTCACCGTGGGCACCAGCGGCAACCCGGCGCACCCGCTGGACGCCGACAGCCGGTTCCGGATCGGCTCGGTCACCAAGACCTTCACGGCGGTGCTCGTCCTGCAGGCCCGCGAC
Protein-coding regions in this window:
- a CDS encoding 16S rRNA (uracil(1498)-N(3))-methyltransferase, whose protein sequence is MSAPLFLVDDLPTGQTFTLSGPEGHHAADVQRMRVGEGLILADGRGGSVVGSVLRVGRGSVDVALGSRTMSPAPDPRLVVVQGIAKGDRGELAVQAMTEVGVDEIVPWAASRAIAQWRGERGVRAREKWVSTAREAAKQARRAWLPTVGGQPDCTTPQVAARISEASAAFVLHEEATDRLTAAKLPDSGDIVLVVGPEGGIADAELGRFVAAGAAPVRLGDSVLRTSTAGVAALAVLATRLGRW
- a CDS encoding beta-glucosidase family protein; its protein translation is MAQYDEVIEPLLAQLDLSEKVSLLTGADFWSVPGLPRIGLGSLIMSDGPVGVRGTGWAPDDPSITLPSPTALAASWDPDLARTAGLVLGQESRRKGVHLLLGPTVNLQRTPLGGRHFECYSEDPLLSGEIGAGFVAGVQAHGVGTTVKHLVGNDFETDRMTVDVRIGERALRELYLAPFERAVAAGSWAVMSAYNAVNGLPMASNGPLQSGVLKREWGFDGVVVSDWRAARSTVDAALGGLDVAMPAMENPWGERLVAAVRSGEVPEDVVDDKVRRVLRLAARVGLLDGVPPAVSAPPADLDGDAVAHEVATRSFVLARNENFTLPLEPAALTRVAVIGALALDARVLGGGSAQVTPPHVVSPLEGLGRALSGVDVAYAVGADPRPFLPAARGTEWGEGFTVTLTGGRAHVFTLPSAALRWIGDLPGGLAPADVTALELRAIFTPDDDGEHTFAVSGFGTFELSVGGQTRFAGTLHPAGTGRAELLLSPREHRVGVRLAAGVPVEVVLRQSITAGLAHTVATTLGHRPPGPDADGMIAEAVKIAAESDVAVVVVGTTEQVESEGFDRPSLALPGRQDELVAQVAAANPRTVVVVNAGSPVLLPWADDVAAVLLTWFPGQAAGAALADVLLGVAEPGGRLPTTWPRRAQDCPVLAVDTTGGVVRYDEGVFVGYRGWQRAGRPPRYAFGHGLGYTTWVYESLEVGADEAVVTVLNAGARYGREVVQVYAGPTVPDPQRPRRWLAGFAPVAAHPGERVTVRIPLPERTWQVWDSGWRTVFGAYDVTAAHALDDPRLTATLTLVPAASGI
- a CDS encoding HIT domain-containing protein; this encodes MDTDCLFCRIVAGEIPATVVHETDTTLAFRDIEPKAPVHVLVIPKDHHPDIAALALADPGVAADVLAAAAAVAETEGLRTDGFRLIVNNGRHAGQEVAHVHAHVLGGAPLGPMVSR
- a CDS encoding class I SAM-dependent methyltransferase, which encodes MTVQRERRGVFGEVADTYERLRPGYPEQLVTDVLADAGEGPALEVGAGTGKATVAFAAHGIALTCVEPDPRMAALLRDRMAERPGVSVVASTFEDWRPDRGYGLLYSAQAWHWVDPERRLDLAHAALAPGGLLALFWNGFLLADTDLHAALAEVDRRYWPEGREDQQTSHRWRVDEQPVEVEDFAVEWEPLALHGDARFTDLRSRHYRWARTYPSDTYAQFLTTTSIYRMLPEAERDAALASVVEVIDAHGGTIEFVLDTALATARRV